One genomic segment of Oncorhynchus mykiss isolate Arlee chromosome 10, USDA_OmykA_1.1, whole genome shotgun sequence includes these proteins:
- the LOC110534662 gene encoding zinc finger protein 408-like isoform X2: protein MANCMVFHTQIASIMEVLANAAVSEICKLVDDEYAVFRLEITQSQKENRGLRRKLQVLELKVARERAERTIRERVLASRPSSVKILDRYSGMARGEGHLTGGDRSFVKPAGHNVWRDEQNIAIESADAEAAGPEGLSLVKQERTEGEDPQHSRDIQTGAAAGVAPSVATEDLATAAATQCRITVSEVSGMPNAVLKSETDNETLTVTQRILHTGSDHRSDPERLGQGLLGCPAPGSEYLLYDNPSPRTVHSHLDLGDASETVNDPSCSYNTELGPGNMPLGLETQTDLSRVEWNRYSSSVYSEGSQDKKGEAIVVDEVKVEGDAPPTWSADSLLGDGHSQGRVFLDYRGSLETNRNGATHSPLHAFRDRDPVSTSTTPSDSQGCVLFDQVLNSNDQRAKARGGGATSGNSKEKRFLCMFCNKGFSCPQKVEIHQRVHTGVKPFSCTQCHMSFAQAGDLKRHQRVHTGEKPFSCPQCEKRFSQAGDLKRHQRVHTGEKPYSCTQCHMRFALAGNLKMHLKVHTGERPFACRHCGKRFSERSYLRIHQQKNHSTL, encoded by the exons ATGGCTAactgtatggtttttcacactcaaatagcctccattaTGGAGGTTCTAGCGAATGCAGCCGTGTCAGAGATCTGTAAACTAGTAGACGACGAgtatgcagtgtttcgtttggaaataactcaaagccagaaagaaaacaggggattgcggaggaaactacaggtactggaactgaaggtggcacgggagcgcgcagagaggacaatacgagagcgcgtcctcgccagtcgtcccagtagtgtcaagatcctcgaccgatacagcggaatggcaagag gtgaaggacatctcactggaggcgacaggagctttgtgaagccagcGGGACATAATGTGTGGAGAGATGAACAAAACATAGCAATTGAG TCTGCAGATGCAGAGGCTGCAGGTCCTGAAGGATTGTCTCTGGTCAAGCAGGAGAGGACTGAAGGAGAGGACCCACAACACAGCAGAGACATTCAGACTGGAGCAGCGGCTGGAGTGGCGCCATCTGTAGCCACAGAGGACCTTGCGACTGCTGCCGCGACCCAATGCAGAATCACGGTCAGTGAGGTCAGTGGAATGCCGAACGCCGtcctcaagtcagagacagacaaCGAGACTTTAACTGTAACACAAAGGATCTTACACACAGGATCTGACCACagatcagacccagagagactggGGCAGGGGCTACTGGGCTGTCCTGCTCCTGGCTCAGAGTATTTACTTTACGATAACCCAAGCCCGAGGACGGTTCATTCCCATCTGGACTTGGGTGATGCGTCAGAGACTGTCAATGATCCGTCTTGTTCTTACAATACAGAGTTGGGCCCTGGCAACATGCCCTTGGGTTTAGAGACACAGACTGATCTGTCTAGAGTGGAATGGAAccggtacagtagtagtgtatactctgaagggAGCCAAGATAAGAAAGGGGAGGCTATAGTGGTAGATGAGGTGAAAGTGGAGGGCGACGCTCCTCCCACATGGAGTGCAGATAGTCTCCTGGGAGACGGACACTCACAGGGCAGAGTTTTCTTAGATTACAGGGGAAGCTTAGAGACGAATCGAAATGGTGCCACCCACTCCCCTTTACACGCATTCAGGGATCGCGACCCAGTGTCCACGTCGACGACACCTTCCGATTCACAAGGCTGCGTTCTTTTCgatcaggtattgaactcaaaTGACCAAAGGGCCAAGGCTCGGGGAGGGGGAGCAACATCAGGCAATAGTAAAGAgaaacggttcctctgcatgttctgtaacaaaggcttcagttgcccccagaaggtggagatccaccagagagtccacacaggtgtgaaacccttcagctgtacccagtgtcacatgaGCTTCGCCCAGGCTGgtgacctgaagaggcaccagagggtccacacaggggagaaacccttcagctgcccacagtgtgagaagaggttctcccaggctggtgacctgaagaggcaccagagggtccacacaggggagaaaccctacagttgtacccagtgtcacatgcgcttcGCCCTGGCTGGCAAcctgaagatgcacctgaaggtccacacgggAGAGAGGCCATTCGCCTGTAGGCATTgcgggaagaggttctcagagaggagctacctcaggatacaccagcagaaaaaccaTTCTACTCTGTAA
- the LOC110534662 gene encoding zinc finger protein 528-like isoform X5, with protein sequence MPNAVLKSETDNETLTVTQRILHTGSDHRSDPERLGQGLLGCPAPGSEYLLYDNPSPRTVHSHLDLGDASETVNDPSCSYNTELGPGNMPLGLETQTDLSRVEWNRYSSSVYSEGSQDKKGEAIVVDEVKVEGDAPPTWSADSLLGDGHSQGRVFLDYRGSLETNRNGATHSPLHAFRDRDPVSTSTTPSDSQGCVLFDQVLNSNDQRAKARGGGATSGNSKEKRFLCMFCNKGFSCPQKVEIHQRVHTGVKPFSCTQCHMSFAQAGDLKRHQRVHTGEKPFSCPQCEKRFSQAGDLKRHQRVHTGEKPYSCTQCHMRFALAGNLKMHLKVHTGERPFACRHCGKRFSERSYLRIHQQKNHSTL encoded by the coding sequence ATGCCGAACGCCGtcctcaagtcagagacagacaaCGAGACTTTAACTGTAACACAAAGGATCTTACACACAGGATCTGACCACagatcagacccagagagactggGGCAGGGGCTACTGGGCTGTCCTGCTCCTGGCTCAGAGTATTTACTTTACGATAACCCAAGCCCGAGGACGGTTCATTCCCATCTGGACTTGGGTGATGCGTCAGAGACTGTCAATGATCCGTCTTGTTCTTACAATACAGAGTTGGGCCCTGGCAACATGCCCTTGGGTTTAGAGACACAGACTGATCTGTCTAGAGTGGAATGGAAccggtacagtagtagtgtatactctgaagggAGCCAAGATAAGAAAGGGGAGGCTATAGTGGTAGATGAGGTGAAAGTGGAGGGCGACGCTCCTCCCACATGGAGTGCAGATAGTCTCCTGGGAGACGGACACTCACAGGGCAGAGTTTTCTTAGATTACAGGGGAAGCTTAGAGACGAATCGAAATGGTGCCACCCACTCCCCTTTACACGCATTCAGGGATCGCGACCCAGTGTCCACGTCGACGACACCTTCCGATTCACAAGGCTGCGTTCTTTTCgatcaggtattgaactcaaaTGACCAAAGGGCCAAGGCTCGGGGAGGGGGAGCAACATCAGGCAATAGTAAAGAgaaacggttcctctgcatgttctgtaacaaaggcttcagttgcccccagaaggtggagatccaccagagagtccacacaggtgtgaaacccttcagctgtacccagtgtcacatgaGCTTCGCCCAGGCTGgtgacctgaagaggcaccagagggtccacacaggggagaaacccttcagctgcccacagtgtgagaagaggttctcccaggctggtgacctgaagaggcaccagagggtccacacaggggagaaaccctacagttgtacccagtgtcacatgcgcttcGCCCTGGCTGGCAAcctgaagatgcacctgaaggtccacacgggAGAGAGGCCATTCGCCTGTAGGCATTgcgggaagaggttctcagagaggagctacctcaggatacaccagcagaaaaaccaTTCTACTCTGTAA
- the LOC110534662 gene encoding zinc finger protein 408-like isoform X3 produces the protein MEVLANAAVSEICKLVDDEYAVFRLEITQSQKENRGLRRKLQVLELKVARERAERTIRERVLASRPSSVKILDRYSGMARGEGHLTGGDRSFVKPAGHNVWRDEQNIAIESADAEAAGPEGLSLVKQERTEGEDPQHSRDIQTGAAAGVAPSVATEDLATAAATQCRITVSEVSGMPNAVLKSETDNETLTVTQRILHTGSDHRSDPERLGQGLLGCPAPGSEYLLYDNPSPRTVHSHLDLGDASETVNDPSCSYNTELGPGNMPLGLETQTDLSRVEWNRYSSSVYSEGSQDKKGEAIVVDEVKVEGDAPPTWSADSLLGDGHSQGRVFLDYRGSLETNRNGATHSPLHAFRDRDPVSTSTTPSDSQGCVLFDQVLNSNDQRAKARGGGATSGNSKEKRFLCMFCNKGFSCPQKVEIHQRVHTGVKPFSCTQCHMSFAQAGDLKRHQRVHTGEKPFSCPQCEKRFSQAGDLKRHQRVHTGEKPYSCTQCHMRFALAGNLKMHLKVHTGERPFACRHCGKRFSERSYLRIHQQKNHSTL, from the exons aTGGAGGTTCTAGCGAATGCAGCCGTGTCAGAGATCTGTAAACTAGTAGACGACGAgtatgcagtgtttcgtttggaaataactcaaagccagaaagaaaacaggggattgcggaggaaactacaggtactggaactgaaggtggcacgggagcgcgcagagaggacaatacgagagcgcgtcctcgccagtcgtcccagtagtgtcaagatcctcgaccgatacagcggaatggcaagag gtgaaggacatctcactggaggcgacaggagctttgtgaagccagcGGGACATAATGTGTGGAGAGATGAACAAAACATAGCAATTGAG TCTGCAGATGCAGAGGCTGCAGGTCCTGAAGGATTGTCTCTGGTCAAGCAGGAGAGGACTGAAGGAGAGGACCCACAACACAGCAGAGACATTCAGACTGGAGCAGCGGCTGGAGTGGCGCCATCTGTAGCCACAGAGGACCTTGCGACTGCTGCCGCGACCCAATGCAGAATCACGGTCAGTGAGGTCAGTGGAATGCCGAACGCCGtcctcaagtcagagacagacaaCGAGACTTTAACTGTAACACAAAGGATCTTACACACAGGATCTGACCACagatcagacccagagagactggGGCAGGGGCTACTGGGCTGTCCTGCTCCTGGCTCAGAGTATTTACTTTACGATAACCCAAGCCCGAGGACGGTTCATTCCCATCTGGACTTGGGTGATGCGTCAGAGACTGTCAATGATCCGTCTTGTTCTTACAATACAGAGTTGGGCCCTGGCAACATGCCCTTGGGTTTAGAGACACAGACTGATCTGTCTAGAGTGGAATGGAAccggtacagtagtagtgtatactctgaagggAGCCAAGATAAGAAAGGGGAGGCTATAGTGGTAGATGAGGTGAAAGTGGAGGGCGACGCTCCTCCCACATGGAGTGCAGATAGTCTCCTGGGAGACGGACACTCACAGGGCAGAGTTTTCTTAGATTACAGGGGAAGCTTAGAGACGAATCGAAATGGTGCCACCCACTCCCCTTTACACGCATTCAGGGATCGCGACCCAGTGTCCACGTCGACGACACCTTCCGATTCACAAGGCTGCGTTCTTTTCgatcaggtattgaactcaaaTGACCAAAGGGCCAAGGCTCGGGGAGGGGGAGCAACATCAGGCAATAGTAAAGAgaaacggttcctctgcatgttctgtaacaaaggcttcagttgcccccagaaggtggagatccaccagagagtccacacaggtgtgaaacccttcagctgtacccagtgtcacatgaGCTTCGCCCAGGCTGgtgacctgaagaggcaccagagggtccacacaggggagaaacccttcagctgcccacagtgtgagaagaggttctcccaggctggtgacctgaagaggcaccagagggtccacacaggggagaaaccctacagttgtacccagtgtcacatgcgcttcGCCCTGGCTGGCAAcctgaagatgcacctgaaggtccacacgggAGAGAGGCCATTCGCCTGTAGGCATTgcgggaagaggttctcagagaggagctacctcaggatacaccagcagaaaaaccaTTCTACTCTGTAA